One genomic region from Chloroflexota bacterium encodes:
- a CDS encoding NAD(P)-dependent oxidoreductase — MPARLRVAVTGAEGLIGGVVRRYLGDRYDLRPLTRTRAAFASTVVDLQDLDALTAALRGSDAVVHLAAASGVADAWADVLASNLVGAYNLFEAVRSAGVPRVVFASSNHVVGGYEREGAPAIYAGRLETLVDERSMPRPDSLYGVSKGFGELLGRYHSDRFGLRVICLRIGSVLPSDDPRAPAPSSAPPEIAAVWPARIRATWLSHRDCAELIARGLEADVRFAIAYGVSDNPGRFWDLESARQTLGFAPRDRPPD; from the coding sequence ATGCCTGCGCGGCTGCGAGTGGCGGTGACCGGGGCGGAAGGGCTCATCGGCGGCGTGGTCCGGAGATACCTCGGCGACCGCTACGACCTCCGTCCGCTCACCCGCACGCGGGCCGCGTTCGCGAGCACCGTCGTCGACCTCCAGGACCTCGATGCCCTCACCGCAGCGCTCCGCGGTTCGGACGCGGTGGTCCACCTTGCGGCGGCGTCCGGCGTCGCCGATGCGTGGGCCGACGTCCTCGCTTCGAATCTGGTCGGCGCGTACAACCTGTTCGAGGCGGTCCGTAGCGCCGGGGTCCCGCGGGTCGTCTTCGCCTCCTCCAACCACGTCGTCGGGGGCTACGAGCGCGAGGGCGCCCCCGCCATCTACGCGGGTCGCCTGGAGACGCTGGTCGACGAGCGATCGATGCCACGACCCGATTCCCTCTATGGCGTCTCGAAGGGCTTCGGCGAACTCCTCGGCCGCTACCATAGCGACCGCTTTGGACTGCGGGTGATCTGCCTGCGGATCGGATCCGTCCTCCCGTCAGACGATCCGCGTGCCCCGGCGCCGTCGTCGGCCCCGCCGGAGATCGCGGCTGTCTGGCCCGCCCGGATTCGCGCGACATGGCTCTCCCATCGCGACTGCGCGGAGCTCATCGCGCGGGGGCTGGAGGCGGACGTACGCTTCGCGATCGCCTACGGTGTCTCGGACAATCCGGGTCGGTTCTGGGACCTGGAGAGCGCCCGTCAAACCCTGGGCTTCGCGCCTCGTGATCGGCCGCCGGACTGA